One Miscanthus floridulus cultivar M001 chromosome 11, ASM1932011v1, whole genome shotgun sequence DNA window includes the following coding sequences:
- the LOC136493774 gene encoding putative cis-zeatin O-glucosyltransferase has protein sequence MSMESVAVVAVPFPAQGHLNGMLHMSLLLASRGLAVHYAAPGPHVRQARARVHGWGDDALRRIEFHELDVLAYATPPPDPAAASPFPTHLMPMGEAFVAGARAPVATLLARLSARHRRVVVLYDRLSSFAAPEAARIPNGEAFCLQCVASSFDAAWTDAGQRLLRARGLDATHPVACMPREFVEYIVGTQEDGQSPAFAGVVANTCRAIESEFIDLVAGDPAYRGKRVFAVGPMNPLLDVTAPAAGQSARHECLDWLDKQPPASVLYVSFGTTSSLLAEQIAELAAALRDSKQRFIWVLRDADRGVVHEEEAAESRHAKFLSEFTEETRGIGLVITGWAPQLEILAHSATAAFMSHCGWNSTMESLSHGKPMLAWPMHSDQPLVAELVCKCLKVGILVRPWEQHGAVTPAEAIREVIEKVMARDEGLAVRERAKQLMESIRASVAEGGSSRKDLDDFVAYIAR, from the coding sequence ATGTCCATGGAATCCGTTGCCGTCGTGGCGGTGCCGTTCCCGGCGCAGGGCCACCTCAACGGCATGCTGCACATGTCGCTGCTGCTCGCGTCCCGGGGGCTCGCCGTGCACTACGCGGCGCCGGGGCCGCACGTCCGccaggcgcgcgcgcgcgtgcacGGCTGGGGGGACGACGCCCTCCGCCGCATAGAGTTCCACGAGCTCGACGTCCTCGCGTACGCCACCCCGCCGCCGGACCCGGCCGCGGCCTCGCCGTTCCCGACCCACCTCATGCCGATGGGCGAGGCCTTCGTCGCGGGCGCGCGCGCCCCggtcgccaccctcctcgcgagGCTCTCCGCGCGCCACCGCCGCGTGGTCGTCCTGTACGATCGCCTCAGCTCCTTCGCGGCGCCCGAGGCGGCGCGGATCCCCAACGGCGAAGCGTTCTGCCTGCAGTGCGTGGCCTCGTCCTTCGACGCCGCGTGGACGGACGCCGGGCAGCGGCTCCTGCGCGCGCGCGGCCTCGACGCCACTCACCCCGTCGCCTGCATGCCGAGGGAGTTCGTCGAGTATATTGTCGGGACGCAGGAGGACGGCCAGAGTCCGGCTTTCGCCGGGGTAGTGGCGAACACGTGCCGCGCGATCGAGAGCGAGTTCATCGACTTGGTGGCCGGGGACCCTGCGTACCGAGGGAAGAGGGTCTTCGCCGTCGGGCCGATGAACCCACTGCTCGACGTGACCGCGCCGGCAGCGGGACAGAGCGCGCGGCACGAGTGCCTGGACTGGCTCGACAAGCAACCGCCGGCGTCGGTGCTGTACGTGTCGTTCGGCACGACGTCGTCGCTGCTGGCGGAGCAGatcgcggagctcgccgcggcgCTGCGCGACAGCAAGCAGCGGTTCATCTGGGTTCTGCGGGACGCTGATCGCGGCGTGGTGCACGAGGAGGAAGCCGCGGAGAGTAGGCACGCCAAGTTCCTGTCCGAGTTCACCGAGGAAACTCGAGGCATCGGCCTGGTGATCACCGGGTGGGCGCCGCAGCTGGAGATCCTGGCGCACAGCGCCACGGCAGCGTTCATGAGCCACTGCGGCTGGAACTCGACCATGGAGAGCCTGAGCCACGGGAAGCCGATGCTCGCCTGGCCCATGCACTCCGACCAGCCGCTGGTGGCGGAGCTCGTGTGCAAGTGCCTCAAGGTCGGGATCCTGGTGAGGCCATGGGAGCAACACGGTGCTGTGACACCTGCGGAAGCCATCCGGGAGGTGATCGAGAAGGTGATGGCACGCGACGAAGGTTTGGCGGTGCGGGAGAGGGCCAAGCAGCTCATGGAGTCCATTCGCGCCTCCGTGGCCGAGGGCGGGTCCTCGCGCAAGGACCTTGACGACTTCGTTGCTTACATAGCAAGATGA